In a genomic window of Anoplopoma fimbria isolate UVic2021 breed Golden Eagle Sablefish chromosome 6, Afim_UVic_2022, whole genome shotgun sequence:
- the ppp1r35 gene encoding protein phosphatase 1 regulatory subunit 35 isoform X1 produces MSSSFFLSSPPSPHPAPLPLSSSSSLTRCPELDLSITLSSTHKPSPLKIGKQSPLKPCPQGQTEIGVNIQGCFEELVDVTVTPEQSRATPSKQPIRGQRRSRGCQLAPRQWMESCGPVSIEDPGSLSVVGLNTTRALKAELQSLQGSEFNSQKAIQETLRRSERTKTLINTRATEEVNVSRSQQLFSSLVSVEVQEDQLISQVLQHRLLPPCNCNKAADGPSLLLFKTSDHLRQKPVPLEEEPVSYKPCPLPCPPFSIFDLHRRGRC; encoded by the exons ATGAGTTCctcattcttcctctcttctcccccctctcctcaccCTGCCCCCCTTCCCctttcctcatcttcctctctaaCTCGCTGTCCTGAGCTTGACCTGTCCATCACACTCAGCTCTACTCACAAGCCCAGCCCACTGAAGATTGGTAAGCAATCACCGCTGAAGCCCTGCCCCCAAGGACAAACGGAAATAGGGGTCAACATACAG GGGTGTTTTGAAGAGCTGGTGGATGTAACAGTAACACCGGAGCAGAGCAGAGCCACCCCATCtaagcagccaatcagaggtcagagaagaagcagaggaTGTCAACTCG CACCCAGACAATGGATGGAGTCCTGTGGCCCAGTATCCATAGAAGATCCAGGCTCTCTCTCGGTGGTGGGGCTAAACACCACTCGGGCTCTGAAGGCGGAGCTTCAGTCACTGCAG GGGTCTGAGTTTAACTCCCAGAAGGCCATTCAGGAGACTCTACGAAGGTCAGAGAGGACCAAAACCCTGATCAACACCAGAGCTACTGAAG AAGTGAATGTCTCTCGCTCTCAGCAACTCTTCAGTTCATTGGTTTCTGTCGAGGTGCAGGAagatcagctgatcagccaGGTGCTGCAGCATAGGCTGCTGCCTCCCTGTAATTGCAACAAGGCAGCAGATGGgccctcccttctcctcttcaaGACATCTGACCACCTTAGACAAAAGCCTGTCCCACTAGAGGAGGAGCCTGTCAGCTACAAGCCCTGCCCATTGCCATGTCCTCCCTTCTCTATCTTTGACCTCCATAGAAGAGGCAGATGCTGA
- the ppp1r35 gene encoding protein phosphatase 1 regulatory subunit 35 isoform X2 — MSSSFFLSSPPSPHPAPLPLSSSSSLTRCPELDLSITLSSTHKPSPLKIGKQSPLKPCPQGQTEIGVNIQGCFEELVDVTVTPEQSRATPSKQPIRAPRQWMESCGPVSIEDPGSLSVVGLNTTRALKAELQSLQGSEFNSQKAIQETLRRSERTKTLINTRATEEVNVSRSQQLFSSLVSVEVQEDQLISQVLQHRLLPPCNCNKAADGPSLLLFKTSDHLRQKPVPLEEEPVSYKPCPLPCPPFSIFDLHRRGRC; from the exons ATGAGTTCctcattcttcctctcttctcccccctctcctcaccCTGCCCCCCTTCCCctttcctcatcttcctctctaaCTCGCTGTCCTGAGCTTGACCTGTCCATCACACTCAGCTCTACTCACAAGCCCAGCCCACTGAAGATTGGTAAGCAATCACCGCTGAAGCCCTGCCCCCAAGGACAAACGGAAATAGGGGTCAACATACAG GGGTGTTTTGAAGAGCTGGTGGATGTAACAGTAACACCGGAGCAGAGCAGAGCCACCCCATCtaagcagccaatcagag CACCCAGACAATGGATGGAGTCCTGTGGCCCAGTATCCATAGAAGATCCAGGCTCTCTCTCGGTGGTGGGGCTAAACACCACTCGGGCTCTGAAGGCGGAGCTTCAGTCACTGCAG GGGTCTGAGTTTAACTCCCAGAAGGCCATTCAGGAGACTCTACGAAGGTCAGAGAGGACCAAAACCCTGATCAACACCAGAGCTACTGAAG AAGTGAATGTCTCTCGCTCTCAGCAACTCTTCAGTTCATTGGTTTCTGTCGAGGTGCAGGAagatcagctgatcagccaGGTGCTGCAGCATAGGCTGCTGCCTCCCTGTAATTGCAACAAGGCAGCAGATGGgccctcccttctcctcttcaaGACATCTGACCACCTTAGACAAAAGCCTGTCCCACTAGAGGAGGAGCCTGTCAGCTACAAGCCCTGCCCATTGCCATGTCCTCCCTTCTCTATCTTTGACCTCCATAGAAGAGGCAGATGCTGA